A genomic segment from Tachysurus fulvidraco isolate hzauxx_2018 chromosome 21, HZAU_PFXX_2.0, whole genome shotgun sequence encodes:
- the adra1ba gene encoding alpha-1A adrenergic receptor isoform X2, producing MDSDLGDAANVWNNASLGLHSEVRSYASSNSSNSSSAPGPGSAHFSLSRALPVGMVLGAFIVFAIVGNILVILSVVCNRHLRIPTNYFIINLAIADLLLGTTVLPVSATLEILNYWVFGRIFCDIWAAVDVLCCTASIMSLCVISIDRYIGVRYPLQYPSIVTEKRALLAMLGVWVLALIISIGPLLGWKEPPSEDETVCPITEEPFYALFSSLGSFYIPLAVILAMYCRVYIVAKRTTKNLEAGVMKERNDSSELTLRVHYRGSHIHDDCSSTGKGQMRSSLTVKLLKFSREKKAAKTLGVVVGMFILCWLPFFLVLPIGMEQGASGAQGWGQTLDRVSTLYSFTHYRQFRDGSQPTMHVFGQTE from the exons ATGGATTCTGATCTTGGTGATGCCGCAAACGTGTGGAATAACGCGTCATTAGGACTGCACAGCGAGGTCCGATCCTACGCGTCGTCCAACAGCTCCAACTCCAGCTCAGCCCCCGGGCCTGGCAGCGCACACTTCAGCCTCAGTCGGGCACTGCCTGTGGGCATGGTTCTGGGCGCGTTTATAGTTTTCGCGATCGTGGGCAATATCCTGGTTATCCTCTCCGTGGTGTGCAACAGGCACCTGCGCATCCCAACTAACTACTTCATCATAAACCTGGCCATTGCGGATCTGTTGCTTGGTACCACTGTGCTCCCGGTGTCTGCCACGCTGGAGATTCTGAACTACTGGGTGTTCGGGAGGATTTTCTGTGACATCTGGGCTGCCGTAGATGTCCTTTGTTGCACAGCGTCCATCATGAGCTTGTGCGTAATATCCATCGACAGATACATCGGAGTGCGGTATCCTTTGCAGTACCCGAGTATTGTGACAGAGAAACGAGCGCTGCTGGCCATGCTGGGAGTTTGGGTACTTGCTTTGATTATTTCCATCGGACCCTTGCTTGGATGGAAAGAGCCGCCTTCTGAGGATGAAACCGTTTGTCCAATAACAGAGGAGCCGTTTTACGCGCTGTTTTCGTCTCTAGGCTCATTCTACATCCCCCTAGCTGTGATTTTGGCTATGTACTGCCGCGTTTACATCGTTGCCAAAAGGACCACTAAGAATTTAGAAGCTGGAGTGATGAAGGAGCGCAATGACTCCAGTGAGCTCACACTCCGAGTGCATTACAGAGGCTCTCACATCCATGATGACTGCAGCAGCACAGGCAAGGGCCAAATGAGGAGCTCTCTTACTGTGAAATTACTGAAATTTTCTAGAGAAAAGAAAGCTGCCAAAACTCTTGGCGTTGTAGTAGGCATGTTCATCCTATGCTGGTTGCCCTTTTTCCTCGTTCTGCCCATCG GGATGGAGCAGGGAGCCTCGGGGGCACAAGGTTGGGGACAAACCCTGGACAGGGTATCAACCCtttactcattcacacactacagacaatttagggATGGCagtcaacctactatgcatgtttttggacagaCGGAATAA
- the adra1ba gene encoding alpha-1A adrenergic receptor isoform X1: MDSDLGDAANVWNNASLGLHSEVRSYASSNSSNSSSAPGPGSAHFSLSRALPVGMVLGAFIVFAIVGNILVILSVVCNRHLRIPTNYFIINLAIADLLLGTTVLPVSATLEILNYWVFGRIFCDIWAAVDVLCCTASIMSLCVISIDRYIGVRYPLQYPSIVTEKRALLAMLGVWVLALIISIGPLLGWKEPPSEDETVCPITEEPFYALFSSLGSFYIPLAVILAMYCRVYIVAKRTTKNLEAGVMKERNDSSELTLRVHYRGSHIHDDCSSTGKGQMRSSLTVKLLKFSREKKAAKTLGVVVGMFILCWLPFFLVLPIGSFNTNLRPPETFFKVIFWLGYFNSCLNPIIYPCTSREFKQGFIRILRCQCQQRKGWRPYNYRSHMGPASHIYMDNSSVCMNGSLASPSPRFFSRGTGSHTASGLFPGWSSSSTSLSSSSFPRKFIASPGPVYENSDKSSPVTLLIPDGVPSTDPQHSNGQNIKAEVEPETNSKHTPEMKL, from the exons ATGGATTCTGATCTTGGTGATGCCGCAAACGTGTGGAATAACGCGTCATTAGGACTGCACAGCGAGGTCCGATCCTACGCGTCGTCCAACAGCTCCAACTCCAGCTCAGCCCCCGGGCCTGGCAGCGCACACTTCAGCCTCAGTCGGGCACTGCCTGTGGGCATGGTTCTGGGCGCGTTTATAGTTTTCGCGATCGTGGGCAATATCCTGGTTATCCTCTCCGTGGTGTGCAACAGGCACCTGCGCATCCCAACTAACTACTTCATCATAAACCTGGCCATTGCGGATCTGTTGCTTGGTACCACTGTGCTCCCGGTGTCTGCCACGCTGGAGATTCTGAACTACTGGGTGTTCGGGAGGATTTTCTGTGACATCTGGGCTGCCGTAGATGTCCTTTGTTGCACAGCGTCCATCATGAGCTTGTGCGTAATATCCATCGACAGATACATCGGAGTGCGGTATCCTTTGCAGTACCCGAGTATTGTGACAGAGAAACGAGCGCTGCTGGCCATGCTGGGAGTTTGGGTACTTGCTTTGATTATTTCCATCGGACCCTTGCTTGGATGGAAAGAGCCGCCTTCTGAGGATGAAACCGTTTGTCCAATAACAGAGGAGCCGTTTTACGCGCTGTTTTCGTCTCTAGGCTCATTCTACATCCCCCTAGCTGTGATTTTGGCTATGTACTGCCGCGTTTACATCGTTGCCAAAAGGACCACTAAGAATTTAGAAGCTGGAGTGATGAAGGAGCGCAATGACTCCAGTGAGCTCACACTCCGAGTGCATTACAGAGGCTCTCACATCCATGATGACTGCAGCAGCACAGGCAAGGGCCAAATGAGGAGCTCTCTTACTGTGAAATTACTGAAATTTTCTAGAGAAAAGAAAGCTGCCAAAACTCTTGGCGTTGTAGTAGGCATGTTCATCCTATGCTGGTTGCCCTTTTTCCTCGTTCTGCCCATCG GTTCCTTCAATACCAACCTGCGTCCTCCAGAGACATTTTTCAAGGTGATCTTCTGGCTCGGCTACTTTAACAGCTGCCTAAACCCCATCATCTACCCGTGTACCAGTCGTGAGTTCAAACAGGGATTTATCCGCATCCTGCGCTGTCAGTGCCAGCAGCGGAAGGGCTGGAGGCCATACAACTACCGATCCCACATGGGTCCCGCCAGCCACATTTACATGGACAACAGCTCAGTTTGTATGAACGGCAGTCTTGCTTCACCCAGCCCTCGGTTCTTCAGCAGAGGCACTGGCTCTCATACAGCATCAGGTCTCTTTCCAGGCTGGagttcctcctccacctccctgtCGAGCAGTTCCTTCCCTAGGAAGTTCATTGCCAGCCCTGGTCCAGTGTATGAGAATTCAGACAAATCCAGCCCAGTGACTCTTCTTATTCCTGATGGGGTTCCATCAACAGATCCCCAGCATTCCAATGGGCAGAACATTAAAGCAGAAGTAGAACCAGAAACAAattccaaacacacacctgaaatgaAACTGTAG
- the havcr2 gene encoding hepatitis A virus cellular receptor 1 homolog translates to MLTSVVLITLGILVVLCEGSILTVVELVGDMVTLPCEYDVSNYGISNVCWGRDQTWFNCEHTLIATDGLTVKYRQSKRYSLPNKLQHGDVSLTIKKAQNADTGFYVCRIEIPGLFNDLSYSFYLIITNGFDAINITNFLPTSAEKHTQEITVNSGYSSAVQKADSEGGVETFILTVVRVGAIIFIPGLIFALIWKLRRFRKREDGSEMENTPDTTTAEASPIHTRL, encoded by the exons ATGCTGACTTCTGTGGTTCTAATTACATTGGGCATCTTGGTTGTAT TGTGTGAAGGATCTATACTGACGGTGGTTGAACTAGTTGGGGATATGGTTACTTTACCCTGTGAATATGATGTCAGCAATTATGGTATATCAAATGTTTGTTGGGGAAGAGATCAAACCTGGTTCAACTGTGAACATACACTCATCGCTACTGATGGACTGACGGTCAAATACAGACAGTCAAAGAGATACAGTTTACCTAATAAACTCCAGCATGGAGATGTTTCACTTACCATCAAGAAGGCACAAAATGCAGACACGGGATTTTATGTATGTCGTATTGAGATACCAGGACTATTCAATGACCTTAGCTACAGTTTTTACCTCATCATTACAAATG GATTTGACGCAATCAACATCACAAATTTTCTACCAACTTCTgcagaaaagcacacacaag AAATCACTGTCAACTCAGGATACAGTTCAGCTGTACAGAAGGCAGACTCTGAG gGTGGAGTGGAAACATTTATCCTGACTGTAGTGAGAGTGGGAGCCATTATATTCATCCCTGGTTTAATCTTTGCACTTATATGGA AGCTGCGACGCTTCAGAAAACGTGAAGATGGCAGTGAAATGGAAAATACCCCCGACACGACCACAGCAGAAGCATCCCCCATCCATACACGCCTGTAG